Proteins encoded within one genomic window of Hemiscyllium ocellatum isolate sHemOce1 chromosome 1, sHemOce1.pat.X.cur, whole genome shotgun sequence:
- the LOC132817905 gene encoding mesotocin-neurophysin MT-like: protein MQSVYLAVCLLCLICFTSACYINNCPVGGKRSIVDMEIRQCIPCGPGNRGHCFGASICCGEGFGCYIGTSETLRCQKEDYLLSPCEPSGRACGSNGGKCASSGICCTQESCVLDPICDSRSVFSSD from the exons ATGCAGTCTGTCTACCTTGCTGTTTGCCTGCTCTGCCTCATCTGCTTCACTTCAGCTTGTTACATTAACAACTGCCCTGTAGGAGGCAAGCGATCGATCGTGGACATGGAGATCAGACAG TGTATACCATGTGGTCCTGGTAACAGGGGCCATTGCTTTGGAGCTAGTATTTGCTGTGGAGAGGGGTTTGGCTGCTACATTGGAACCTCGGAGACCCTGAGGTGTCAGAAGGAAGATTACCTGCTGTCTCCTTGTGAACCCAGTGGCAGAGCCTGTGGCAGCAACGGTGGGAAATGTGCTTCATCTGGAATCTGCTGTACACAGG AGAGCTGTGTCCTGGATCCTATTTGTGATTCAAGAAGTGTCTTCTCTTCAGATTAA